The Odocoileus virginianus isolate 20LAN1187 ecotype Illinois unplaced genomic scaffold, Ovbor_1.2 Unplaced_Contig_183, whole genome shotgun sequence genome contains a region encoding:
- the LOC139034277 gene encoding armadillo repeat-containing protein 1 isoform X1, producing MNSSSSTMNEEPDALSVVNQLRDLAADPLNRRAIVQDQGCLPGLILFMDHPNPPVVHSALLALRYLAECRANREKMKGELGMMLSLQNVIQKSTTPGETKLLASEIYDILQSSNMADGDSFSEMNSRRRKAQFFLGTTNKRAKTVVLHIDGLDDTSRRNLCEEALLKIKGVISFTFQMAVQRCVVRIRSDLKAEALASAIASTKVMKAQQVVKSESGEEMLVPFQDTPVEVEQNTELPDYLPEDESPTKEQDKAVSRVGSHPEGGASWLSTAANFLSRSFYW from the coding sequence ATGAATTCGTCCTCCTCCACCATGAATGAGGAACCTGATGCTCTCTCTGTAGTTAACCAGCTCCGAGACCTAGCCGCAGATCCTTTAAACCGACGAGCCATTGTCCAGGATCAGGGATGTCTGCCTGgccttattttatttatggacCATCCCAACCCCCCTGTCGTCCACTCAGCTTTGCTCGCTCTTCGATACTTGGCAGAGTGCCGTGCcaacagagaaaagatgaaaggagAGCTGGGAATGATGTTAAGCTTGCAAAATGTTATACAGAAGTCTACAACTCCAGGGGAAACAAAACTGCTAGCCTCTGAAATCTATGACATTCTTCAATCTTCCAATATGGCAGATGGGGATAGTTTCAGTGAAATGAATTCACGTCGAAGGAAAGCTCAGTTTTTCCTGGGAACTACAAACAAACGTGCCAAAACAGTGGTTTTGCATATAGATGGTCTTGATGATACGTCCCGGAGAAACCTGTGTGAAGAGGCCTTGTTAAAAATTAAAGGTGTTATTAGCTTTACTTTTCAAATGGCCGTTCAGAGATGTGTGGTACGAATCCGTTCAGACCTTAAAGCAGAGGCGTTGGCATCAGCAATAGCATCAACCAAGGTTATGAAGGCTCAGCAGGTTGTGAAGAGCGAGAGTGGAGAAGAGATGCTGGTCCCATTCCAGGACACGCCTGTGGAGGTAGAACAGAACACGGAGCTGCCTGACTACCTGCCCGAGGATGAGAGTCCCACGAAGGAGCAGGACAAGGCGGTGTCCCGGGTGGGCTCCCACCCGGAGGGTGGAGCTAGCTGGCTGAGCACAGCTGCAAACTTTTTATCCAGGTCATTCTACTGGTGA
- the LOC139034277 gene encoding armadillo repeat-containing protein 1 isoform X2, with translation MSAWPYFIYGPSQPPCRPLSFARSSILGRVPCQQRKDERRAGNDVKLAKCYTESRRNLCEEALLKIKGVISFTFQMAVQRCVVRIRSDLKAEALASAIASTKVMKAQQVVKSESGEEMLVPFQDTPVEVEQNTELPDYLPEDESPTKEQDKAVSRVGSHPEGGASWLSTAANFLSRSFYW, from the exons ATGTCTGCCTGgccttattttatttatggacCATCCCAACCCCCCTGTCGTCCACTCAGCTTTGCTCGCTCTTCGATACTTGGCAGAGTGCCGTGCcaacagagaaaagatgaaaggagAGCTGGGAATGATGTTAAGCTTGCAAAATGTTATACAGA GTCCCGGAGAAACCTGTGTGAAGAGGCCTTGTTAAAAATTAAAGGTGTTATTAGCTTTACTTTTCAAATGGCCGTTCAGAGATGTGTGGTACGAATCCGTTCAGACCTTAAAGCAGAGGCGTTGGCATCAGCAATAGCATCAACCAAGGTTATGAAGGCTCAGCAGGTTGTGAAGAGCGAGAGTGGAGAAGAGATGCTGGTCCCATTCCAGGACACGCCTGTGGAGGTAGAACAGAACACGGAGCTGCCTGACTACCTGCCCGAGGATGAGAGTCCCACGAAGGAGCAGGACAAGGCGGTGTCCCGGGTGGGCTCCCACCCGGAGGGTGGAGCTAGCTGGCTGAGCACAGCTGCAAACTTTTTATCCAGGTCATTCTACTGGTGA